A stretch of the Theileria equi strain WA chromosome 1, complete sequence genome encodes the following:
- a CDS encoding 60S ribosomal protein L37, putative (encoded by transcript BEWA_019430A): protein MGKCGKGTGSFGLRNGKTHVLCNRCGNPSFHDQKKKCASCGFPDAKTRRYNWSFKANRRKTTGTGRCRHLKTMPRRFKNRFREGTKPPSKK from the exons ATGGGTAAATGTGGTAAAGGTACTGGATCGTTCGGTCTCAGGAACGGAAAAACTCATGTTCTTTGCAATAGATGTGGAAACCCATCATTCCACGaccaaaagaagaaatgcGCATCTTGCG GTTTCCCAGATGCTAAGACTCGTCGCTACAACTGGTCGTTCAAGGCTAACAGGCGCAAGACCACTGGGACTGGCAG GTGCCGTCATTTGAAGACCATGCCACGCCGTTTCAAGAATCGCTTCCGTGAGGGAACAAAGCCACCCTCTAAAAAGTAA
- a CDS encoding hypothetical protein (encoded by transcript BEWA_019380A): MMISLDVHLQMDKINLSSVQALVEAFEGSVSADSDHRHKCENYLIEFSKNPGAIPVFLQIISSPQFDAAVRLAASIRMKNHVISHWTAPEEESNKDNDITIDDKRCLLENIYGCITSAGSKACSIRPQCYETLRHVLFNVEIQSLATLLSAIRVDLEQRNDSDRLFCALSVLRKVMAKYEYHGAPQLQEVNDAIEAYFPLLLSIAQDSSKVGLQNDEAATLIHFVLKIYFSSALLTSPSTPILKDSLSHWIELIKFVLTNNSLKKHLNDNNQPMVPFTELSYSKEKEISALPQFKCLKWALRILNRFISRQNSDFSDNEIKRAFFSSFTNNGHATGCAHLLINLLDCENNGSITLTNLTHHSIWLYLKHSLSCPHAYANAIKPHINKIVSEFCLKTFSYTLEDEQQYYSEPEMFIQTLSDVCFQFYTGRGSASSFLSECVEKQPEDFLPPISFLVQEKIKSNDPQVLYAVMSLLGYVSSKIVKRVKSRPSKQKNKLNHNCQIDGEAFLTNWVYKLMESENFWLRMRGSWLSGCLAKRVHIWRNPDVLQRIYLRLLALLTDPEIITSVLAAGAIVEFVKIECKELQEVIVQQLPYLLTSIFKIIDKIELESVTSALGDIVDLYSDEILPFASKIVTNIGDALMKSLTMSKLNISDSPDVEEGMLVRWSMLQTLNNIVCLVTDSDSNKKTCTMETYIAIINHVCSVLKTIFKADPEECCDYLDEAALLLNNIIKMADPKKLGDDIFTAPDGKSRSGISFQQFWLLFVDLADLLESLTDDGDPIMDMINDFSVIRLPLCTLISKDPRKFDETYSLPLFGLCGKIYSNEYVEESYQILADTFETGMKSRCCDKILLPTINHISNNILQIINTKDIDSAAYGNMQLLRLASLVLIYYVQGSQTQLNVTLLVQFVVKFSQFVRLEYLKKVIIICITSLVRSGIHTVDNISLVQTLLTHIRSENEESPKDSSESTKSKDTSKTIDSTLGNIEDYTDSDYTSGEGYTDDSDWSDYSDDEVIETSPFKDINHLQFAKETLEAIHVTRK; encoded by the exons ATGATGATTTCATTGGATGTACATCTGCaaatggataaaataaATTTATCTAGTGTGCAGGCACTTGTAGAAGCCTTCGAGGGCTCGGTATCTGCGGATTCAGATCATCGCcataaatgtgaaaattATTTGATAGAA TTTTCGAAGAATCCGGGGGCTATTCCTGTGTTTCTGCAGATCATCTCATCTCCACAGTTTGATGCTGCGGTACGCTTAGCAGCGTCGATTAGAATGAAGAATCATGTCATATCGCATTGGACAGCGCCTGAAGAAGAGAGTAATAAGGATAATGATATTACCATCGATGATAAAAGGTGTCTATTGGAGAATATATATGGATGTATAACAAGTGCTGGCAGTAAGGCATGTTCAATACGTCCACAATGTTATGAAACACTACGACATGTGTTGTTTAACGTTGAAATACAATCGCTAGCTACCCTTTTGAGTGCTATAAGGGTGGATTTAGAGCAGAGAAACGATTCTGATAGGTTATTCTGCGCGTTGTCGGTCCTCAGAAAAGTAATGGCTAAGTATGAGTATCATGGAGCACCTCAGTTACAGGAAGTTAATGATGCTATAGAAGCATATTTCCCTCTGTTACTTTCAATTGCACAGGATTCTTCCAAAGTGGGTCTGCAAAATGATGAAGCTGCAACTCTAATACATTTTGTACTGAAGATTTATTTTTCATCGGCATTGTTAACATCACCTTCTACTCCAATCCTAAAAGATTCTTTATCCCATTGGATTGAACTTATTAAATTTGTTCTGACTAATAATTCGCTGAAGAAGCATCTGAATGACAACAACCAACCAATGGTCCCATTTACGGAATTGTCCTACAGCAAGGAGAAGGAGATCAGCGCATTACCGCAATTCAAATGTTTGAAATGGGCTCTTAGGATTCTTAATAGATTCATATCTAGACAGAATAGTGATTTTAGTGATAATGAAATCAAAAGGGCCTTTTTTTCATCTTTCACAAATAATGGACATGCAACTGGATGTGCTCACCTACTTATTAATCTCTTAGATTGTGAAAATAATGGCTCAATAACGCTTACAAACTTGACTCATCATTCAATTTGGCTTTATCTCAAGCATTCGTTGTCATGCCCTCATGCTTATGCAAATGCTATTAAACCACACATTAACAAAATTGTATCTGAGTTTTGCTTAAAAACATTTTCTTACACACTTGAGGATGAGCAACAATATTATTCTGAACCGGAGATGTTTATTCAGACTTTATCTGATGTTTGCTTTCAATTCTATACTGGTCGAGGATCTGCGTCATCATTTTTGAGTGAGTGTGTTGAAAAACAGCCAGAGGATTTTTTGCCACCGATTTCTTTTCTTGTTCAGGAGAAAATTAAGAGTAACGATCCTCAGGTATTGTATGCTGTAATGTCACTCCTTGGTTATGTATCGAGTAAAATCGTTAAAAGAGTCAAATCTAGACCAAGCAAACAAAAAAACAAGCTCAATCATAACTGTCAAATTGATGGAGAGGCATTTCTTACCAACTGGGTCTATAAACTCATGGAATCTGAAAATTTTTGGTTAAGAATGCGTGGGAGTTGGTTAAGTGGATGTTTGGCTAAAAGAGTGCATATTTGGAGGAATCCAGATGTTTTACAGAGGATATATCTGCGTCTACTGGCTCTTTTGACGGATCCAGAAATAATAACGTCCGTTTTAGCTGCTGGTGCTATAGTTGAATTTGTTAAAATAGAATGCAAAGAGTTACAAGAAGTGATAGTTCAGCAGCTTCCATATCTTTTAACTTctattttcaaaataattgataaaatagaaCTAGAAAGTGTAACATCCGCTCTAGGCGATATTGTAGATCTCTATTCCGATGAGATTCTTCCATTTGCATCAAAAATAGTAACTAACATAGGAGACGCACTAATGAAGAGTTTGACAATGTCTAAACTGAATATATCAGACTCTCCAGACGTAGAGGAGGGTATGCTTGTTCGCTGGAGTATGTTGCAGACTTTAAACAATATAGTATGTTTGGTCACAGATTCTGATTCCAATAAGAAAACGTGTACTATGGAAACTTATATTGCTATAATAAACCACGTTTGCTCAGTCCTAAAGACAATTTTTAAAGCGGATCCTGAGGAGTGCTGCGATTATCTCGACGAAGCTGCCCTACTTCTTAATAATATTATTAAAATGGCAGACCCTAAAAAGTTGGGTGATGATATTTTTACTGCTCCTGATGGAAAAAGTAGATCTGGAATAAGTTTCCAGCAGTTTTGGCTTCTTTTTGTTGACCTAGCAGATTTATTGGAAAGTTTAACAGATGATGGTGATCCTATTATGGATATGATAAATGATTTTTCAGTAATTAGACTTCCGCTATGCACTCTTATATCCAAAGATCCGCGTAAATTTGACGAAACTTATTCGTTACCTCTTTTTGGTCTATGTGGTAAAATATATAGTAATGAATATGTCGAAGAAAGTTATCAAATTTTGGCGGATACATTTGAAACTGGTATGAAAAGCCGCTGTTGTGATAAAATATTGCTTCCCACAATAAATCATATTTCGAATAACATTCTTCAGATAATAAATACTAAAGACATCGATTCTGCGGCATATGGGAATATGCAACTATTGCGATTGGCTTCGTTAGTACTAATATATTATGTTCAAGGTTCACAAACACAACTAAATGTTACTCTTTTAGTCCAGTTTGTGGTAAAGTTTTCACAATTTGTACGTTTAGAATATCTGAAAAAGGTGATAATCATATGTATAACCTCACTCGTTAGGTCGGGTATACATACTGTAGACAATATTTCTCTTGTTCAAACTCTTTTAACCCACATTAGATCAGAAAATGAAGAGAGTCCTAAGGATTCATCAGAATCTACAAAGAGCAAAGACACATCTAAGACTATTGATTCTACACTAGGAAATATTGAAGATTACACTGATAGTGACTATACATCGGGTGAAGGTTACACCGATGATTCAGATTGGTCAGACTATTCTGATGACGAAGTTATTGAGACTTCACCATTCAAAGATATTAATCACCTGCAATTTGCTAAGGAAACACTTGAGGCTATCCATGTCACTAGAAAATAA
- a CDS encoding hypothetical protein (encoded by transcript BEWA_019410A), with protein sequence MAENPKQTNRSLPNDLDIDERIQITGCRKQYEDVENCADKFDRDWRQCQSELKELARCLKTSR encoded by the exons ATGGCTGAGAATCCTAAACAAACTAACCGTAGCTTACCCAATGATCTCGATATCGATGAACGTATTCAGATAACAGGATGCAGAAAACAGTACGAAGATGTAGAGAACTGCGCAGACAAATTTGATAG AGATTGGAGACAGTGCCAATCCGAGTTGAAGGAGTTAGCAAGATGTCTAAAAACTAGTCGCTAG
- a CDS encoding hypothetical protein (encoded by transcript BEWA_019420A), which yields MVGFLQSLARRASPLLCKDRSLRMSGRGHHPCVNLATFKNYLHDMSESVTIDKVGNRVARGESAHVNDHLHKNSTNCAFVPPYGLSNSKGESEIQYLNDNYYAKLVEKQSQCYALGITKEKLKNFKEIVYISFTNETIVRVGDYLFSLEDSKTLYEFNSPVDAQIVAINPKFKDSADEEALGELLKSPEDCDNFLVKFQPSIQES from the coding sequence ATGGTTGGATTTCTCCAGAGCCTCGCGAGGCGTGCAAGCCCACTGCTCTGCAAGGATCGCTCTCTTCGTATGTCTGGCAGGGGTCATCACCCATGTGTTAACTTGGCAACCTTTAAGAATTATTTGCATGATATGAGTGAATCTGTAACAATAGACAAGGTAGGGAATCGTGTAGCACGGGGAGAATCCGCACATGTGAATGACCATTtacacaaaaattccacaaattgTGCATTTGTTCCTCCTTATGGTCTATCAAACTCTAAAGGTGAATCTGAAATACAATATTTAAATGATAATTACTACGCTAAACTCGTAGAAAAACAATCGCAATGCTACGCGCTTGGAATTACAAAGGAAAAGCTCAAGAACTTTAAAGAAATCGTATATATAAGCTTTACTAACGAAACAATAGTTAGAGTGGGAGACTATTTGTTTAGTCTTGAGGATTCTAAAACTCTGTACGAGTTCAACTCTCCTGTGGATGCACAGATTGTTGCCATCAACCCAAAGTTTAAAGACTCTGCAGACGAAGAAGCTCTTGGAGAGCTACTCAAGTCTCCTGAAGATTGCGATAATTTCCTTGTTAAATTTCAGCCTAGTATACAGGAATCTTAG
- a CDS encoding hypothetical protein (encoded by transcript BEWA_019390A), with translation MLEQTKTPDKWKQSSMLMAGLSLFQSLRVALTAARFAAKRFNIPKANVDIFISRIHTSMEVSCFLGVLLMTLYIILVPRKYSKYNNFISVMTNWLLFFVYSGLLYAYASNRTEGKLTLYYWLLVVSGFSFGLNQAIVVSVGVSYVAFFTAAIPISGIEVSIYHMIFFYIARRIGNVDVNYWIVVIQIMIAMAISGIGAILWSYGFYKRYNGELYERKRSIFRSMKQALSPILMSSLAMGLVFLVFPAISPYKLAEPRIAHRIDLLILFTLAIPTLINCYLCYLNIGPNVQWKVYKGWHFCWIFLIPYIFSITCFFISLHYQDLFISVCIRNNPFVLAVLCFVFAFSHSSLKAVGYTGAGMQELTKNGNVSAMNLLFAHSFLVIFTLLGDGYIKTFKKYERDPENWPTKEFGFWRSLWFWIRRSCSGAFKNFKASFTLDIGTQLRDRVRDIQELQSNQRILTISQR, from the coding sequence ATGCTTGAACAAACAAAAACTCCTGACAAATGGAAGCAATCTTCCATGCTTATGGCGGGACTTTCACTCTTTCAGTCGCTTCGAGTAGCCTTAACCGCTGCACGTTTCGCTGCAAAGAGGTTTAATATACCTAAAGCAAATGTCGATATATTTATAAGCAGAATTCATACCTCCATGGAGGTATCGTGTTTTCTTGGGGTATTATTAATGACCTTGTACATCATATTGGTGCCTCGaaaatattccaagtatAATAACTTTATATCAGTAATGACGAATTGGTTGTTGTTTTTCGTTTATTCTGGTTTATTATATGCATATGCATCTAATAGAACTGAGGGTaagctcacattatactACTGGCTCTTAGTTGTATCCGGGTTCTCATTTGGATTGAATCAGGCTATAGTTGTGAGTGTTGGAGTTTCCTATGTTGCATTTTTCACAGCGGCGATTCCAATAAGTGGCATAGAAGTTTCCATCTACCATATGATATTTTTTTATATCGCAAGAAGGATTGGGAATGTTGATGTGAATTATTGGATTGTCGTAATTCAGATAATGATCGCTATGGCAATATCCGGTATTGGAGCTATTTTATGGTCGTATGGATTTTATAAGAGGTATAATGGTGAATTATATGAACGAAAAAGGAGCATTTTTCGATCTATGAAGCAAGCTTTGTCACCAATCTTAATGAGCTCATTGGCTATGGGTCTAGTCTTTTTAGTTTTCCCTGCTATTTCCCCTTACAAATTAGCTGAACCAAGGATTGCTCATAGAATAGATTTATTAATTTTATTTACACTGGCTATACCCACGCTAATAAACTGTTATTTATGTTATCTAAATATCGGCCCCAATGTTCAATGGAAAGTGTATAAGGGATGGCATTTCTGTTGGATATTTTTGATCCCTTACATCTTCTCCATAACATGTTTTTTCATCTCTCTGCATTATCAAGACTTGTTTATATCTGTATGTATAAGAAATAACCCATTTGTACTCGCAGTCTTGTGTTTTGTATTTGCATTTAGTCACAGCTCTCTAAAAGCAGTTGGTTACACAGGTGCAGGAATGCAAGAATTGACTAAGAATGGCAACGTTTCCGCTATGAATTTGTTATTTGCACACTCTTTCTTGGTGATATTTACACTCCTTGGCGATGGATATATAAAAACTTTCAAGAAATATGAGAGAGATCCGGAAAATTGGCCCACCAAGGAGTTTGGATTCTGGAGATCACTATGGTTTTGGATACGTAGATCTTGTTCCGGCGCATTTAAGAACTTTAAAGCATCTTTTACATTAGATATAGGCACACAACTGCGGGATAGGGTGAGGGACATTCAAGAGCTACAGAGCAACCAAAGAATATTAACTATTTCTCAGCGCTAA
- a CDS encoding hypothetical protein (encoded by transcript BEWA_019400A) produces MDFNLALLIVIGVNLHNQVFNYVCTLHISQSSDNYKYFDVLSLKDTNFQVLRNSSLNLTKDSNIQSTQDVLNTAFRNISQLYNRIKCRKSSKYLFIQNQIISKGQNTHDNKNAHIQCINNSNCGWFDDFSVNLEKFEEDETDEDEEFLSLLMKGDELSQTGLTYEEVCNELGLDPGIKLSWNGLVRISRKLLNKPAPPDNFFMSLLHETGVLSTLRRIFGYRKDKINHYTDKNLEDGKNVMNDPQKEASKISTTTKDGTFTIYSPYSGQEITYKDEDYVFGISPVMLKGEEAIPISETALRGFLGLAYFKHLQRMSKDNPNRLQKISTVLHKIYKRPILVSDMKPNDYITDSEVLSDVENIIMTQSKTYSEFIKNYPNLKWPITDEDLLNLFSIWFNDHEECNSLVNLMREAYGPGINIRFPNMIVRFLVNPVISVLSGLSFGKILDSILKYLTVKHPFYKISRIVNKRDSKTVCTLIAGFLTYVGLSYNSGVKSDIFNYTLKSVLDGSEELDKVSTSEYINKIIEKTGELKDILNKGHVPIRLVSEELENFVLLAFLKAFRRIIKLVDVYENFSDGNSGELNSRQEHSITVWNRLCKQVSYVASICLPIAGVSVYRILYQAACELADSDDLPQTIEGEVLGGIISNEYGEAFAELYREGDEEAKVPPLNIERSKRVALLFSIFSTQVFSSMVNFQDVTAPFANIDTDHIEEIEGVKLGSSDIEELRKIPKLRSTLDDVEEFFTKLHKRSGGYLERVSVEPEYGIFLKDELLGETKEEKIMRENFLTQKRRDSITDILNVPGKTMEILKSLSMILGVNELWLLDQFKEAMIDECAYLMYSEHSYNSVDLNQQISDFNISPMHIDTVKRRILYKTVEKMSRNLKSKFLDSGENIETKQTIDKISKSEASTADTNETINLYTKEGLDEYLKKSYNHLLRVSRNFDIGKEVVLECFRVLTFPLLLKELFSLDLTTVTNDRIMEIKLKYESDDLTFVNALSEVIKKFSSLHKQELVSARGLNNWYQIEKHMSSLLTAKVKVCSAVCDIIDKSMWYRIERAFRFNHEYVEKEFTHEEIIGKSYALERVNGDWELIDPPEPLSLVEEAKKRWEEDTKIEPLPVYGVDKESSFMEKEELKKLIEEGKISKDFEYIPTEFYVGDPPQDQEVEQKPEYSKKNKGSLISSKDAYACWVSYCYRKRKVDPNDVKSLLTIFPFLERLVGKTNRDWRRLYLRERIKEGYFTDANLMEELNCTPNEALDVCSVAYEEELLKSTHAFVSPIEDDIGDVGDTHFNPFHLSIYNRLSYLYSERLPDNVEMEHLRKIQKFLSLPESAVESIHTKCLWFAFDKFVALTITENIKKPWKYVLNTYIIPRAKELSISEDAYSRIITKGKHDFLKLNALRMLENCEISSFYADKCHEVIKMFTNYEILSYENSIPRLKFTIRGNTDGHTNEIIETYILSSIHTNNKVDMVKLKTFCAIFGLVGEKRDAILKKLGKKMYNKFLNDHFGLKVNMSSLNELKHLHEVYALNQRDLEELIQSYREMKVFEGYEPFSGIEGMKRICDITEFHEPISKYDTLNRDRRIQWLINILRDLVSTTKDSQSPKYTINQFFSLSQQMLEFFNDKKMQKTNSKKKISSKGIENTEEPNNYDFQSVFGILQTAVNKLELTEEEFLEGCFVFSDENINKFLDETLEKLVNLDKDGATESLLKFIKTASITPPSKLNWIKSRLTEIEEPEKLRSLLINAADSDVIVGRGCKILDLLLYK; encoded by the coding sequence ATGGATTTCAATCTAGCTTTGTTAATCGTAATTGGAGTTAATCTACATAACCAGGTATTTAATTACGTATGTACTCTACACATCTCACAATCCTCGGACAattacaaatattttgatgtTCTGAGTCTAAAAGACACAAACTTCCAGGTTCTTAGaaactcttctttaaaCCTTACTAAGGATTCCAACATACAATCAACGCAGGATGTACTTAATACCGCTTTTAGAAATATATCGCAGCTATACAACAGAATAAAGTGCAgaaaatcatcaaaatatctaTTTATTCAGAACCAAATTATTTCAAAAGGTCAAAATACAcatgataataaaaatgcaCATATACAATGTATAAACAACTCTAATTGCGGATGGTTTGATGAtttttctgtaaatttggaaaaattcgaggaagatgaaactgacgaagatgaagaatttttGTCACTACTTATGAAAGGAGACGAACTTTCTCAAACAGGCTTAACATATGAAGAAGTGTGCAATGAGCTTGGGTTAGATCCAGGAATTAAACTGTCATGGAATGGACTGGTTCGTATATCCCGTAAACTGTTGAACAAACCTGCTCCTCCAGACAACTTTTTTATGAGCCTACTCCATGAAACAGGAGTGCTGTCAACTTTAAGGAGGATATTTGGCTATAGAAAAGACAAAATAAACCATTACACCGATAAAAACTTGGAAGACGGAAAAAATGTAATGAATGATCCGCAAAAGGAAGCCTCTAAAATATCTACAACTACAAAGGATGGAactttcaccatctattCACCATATTCTGGACAAGAAATAACAtataaagatgaggattaTGTGTTTGGAATTTCTCCTGTTATGTTGAAAGGAGAGGAAGCTATTCCTATAAGCGAAACTGCACTAAGGGGGTTCCTTGGTTTGGCATATTTTAAGCATTTACAGAGGATGTCTAAAGACAATCCAAATAGGCTCCAAAAGATATCAACTGTATTGcacaaaatatacaagagGCCAATTCTTGTATCTGACATGAAACCTAACGATTACATTACAGATTCTGAAGTTTTAAGTGAtgtagaaaatataattatGACGCAATCAAAGACTTATAGTGAATTTATCAAGAATTATCCTAACCTTAAATGGCCTATTACGGACGAGGATCTACTTAACTTGTTTTCTATATGGTTCAATGATCATGAAGAATGTAATTCACTTGTTAATCTAATGAGAGAAGCATATGGTCCTGGAATTAATATAAGGTTTCCGAATATGATTGTACGATTTCTAGTTAACCCAGTAATTAGCGTACTGTCAGGTCTCTCGTTTGGAAAGATTTTGGATTCtatattaaaatatttgacAGTTAAGCAtcctttttataaaatatcaaGGATTGTTAATAAGAGAGATTCTAAGACGGTGTGTACCCTTATCGCGGGATTTTTAACGTACGTTGGTTTGTCTTATAACTCAGGGGTAAAAAGTGATATTTTTAACTATACTTTGAAATCTGTCCTAGATGGATCCGAAGAGTTAGATAAGGTTTCCACGTCTGAATACATAAACAAGATTATCGAAAAAACTGGTGAGCTAAAAGATATATTAAATAAGGGGCACGTTCCCATACGTTTGGTATCAGAGGAGTtagaaaattttgttcTTTTAGCATTTTTAAAAGCCTTTAGAAGAATTATAAAGCTTGTAGATGTGTATGAAAATTTTTCTGATGGTAACTCCGGAGAATTAAATTCTCGTCAGGAACACTCAATCACTGTATGGAATAGATTGTGCAAACAGGTATCATATGTTGCTTCTATATGTTTGCCAATTGCTGGAGTTTCTGTTTATAGAATACTCTACCAAGCCGCTTGTGAACTTGCAGATAGTGATGATTTGCCTCAAACGATTGAAGGAGAAGTATTAGGCGGTATCATATCAAATGAGTACGGTGAGGCTTTTGCTGAACTATACAGAGAAGGGGACGAAGAGGCAAAAGTTCCTCCATTAAATATAGAGAGAAGTAAGAGGGTAGCACTATTATTTTCTATATTTTCAACGCAagtattttcatcaatgGTGAATTTTCAGGATGTAACTGCTCCATTTGCAAATATAGATACTGATCATATTGAAGAAATTGAAGGTGTAAAGTTGGGAAGCTCTGATATTGAGGAACTTCGTAAAATCCCTAAGCTTCGATCAACCTTAGATGACGTCGAAGAATTCTTTACAAAGTTGCATAAACGTAGTGGAGGATATTTAGAAAGGGTGAGTGTAGAACCAGAATATGGTATATTCCTAAAAGATGAACTTCTTGGAGaaacaaaagaagaaaagatCATGAGGGAAAACTTTCTGACACAGAAACGTAGGGATTCCATCACGGATATTTTGAACGTTCCAGGGAAAACCATGGAGATACTAAAATCACTTTCTATGATCCTTGGAGTTAATGAATTGTGGCTATTAGATCAGTTCAAGGAAGCAATGATAGACGAATGTGCATATTTGATGTATAGTGAACACTCCTATAACAGCGTGGATTTAAATCAACAGATCTCAGACTTCAACATAAGTCCTATGCATATAGATACCGTTAAAAGGAGAATTCTTTATAAAACTGTTGAAAAAATGTCCCGTAATCTTAAGAGTAAATTCTTAGACTCTGGTGAAAATATAGAAACCAAACAAACGATAGATAAAATATCGAAATCGGAAGCTTCTACTGCAGATACAAATGaaactataaatttatacacAAAGGAGGGCTTGGATGAGTACTTAAAGAAGAGCTACAATCATTTGCTAAGAGTTAGTCGGAATTTCGATATTGGCAAAGAAGTTGTTCTAGAATGCTTTAGGGTACTAACATTCCCACTACTCCTGAAAGAACTATTTTCCCTTGATTTAACGACTGTCACAAATGACAGGATTATGGAAATAAAACTCAAATATGAGAGTGATGATTTAACGTTTGTAAATGCACTAAGTGAAGTTATTAAAAAGTTCTCATCATTACACAAGCAAGAACTTGTATCTGCAAGAGGCTTAAATAACTGGTACCAGATTGAAAAACATATGTCTTCTTTGTTAACAGCTAAAGTAAAAGTATGTTCTGCAGTTTGTGATATAATTGACAAGTCCATGTGGTATCGTATAGAACGTGCATTTAGATTTAATCATGAATATGTAGAAAAAGAATTTACGCATGAAGAGATTATAGGTAAAAGTTATGCTTTGGAACGGGTAAATGGTGACTGGGAACTTATTGATCCACCTGAACCTCTTTCACTTGTGGAAGAAGCAAAAAAACGCTGGGAAGAAGATACAAAGATTGAACCATTACCAGTATACGGCGTAGATAAAGAATCTTCCTTCATGGAAAAAGAAGAACTTAAAAAGCTCATTGAAGAGGGTAAAATATCTAAAGATTTTGAGTACATACCGACAGAATTTTATGTCGGAGACCCACCCCAAGATCAAGAAGTTGAGCAGAAGCCTGAATATTCAAAAAAAAATAAAGGATCTTTAATTTCTAGCAAAGACGCCTACGCATGCTGGGTATCATATTGCTACAGAAAGAGAAAGGTAGATCCAAACGATGTAAAAAGCTTGCTAACGATATTTCCTTTTCTAGAAAGGCTTGTGGGAAAAACAAATAGGGATTGGCGAAGATTGTACCTCAGGGAACGCATAAAAGAGGGGTATTTTACTGATGCAAATTTAATGGAAGAGTTGAACTGCACTCCTAATGAAGCTTTAGATGTATGTAGTGTTGcatatgaagaagaattgCTTAAGTCTACTCATGCGTTCGTAAGCCCTATTGAGGATGATATTGGTGATGTGGGTGACACACATTTCAATCCATTCCACCTATCAATTTATAACCGATTAAGCTATTTATACTCTGAAAGGCTTCCTGATAACGTAGAAATGGAACATTTGCGCAAAATACAAAAGTTTTTAAGTCTTCCTGAGTCAGCTGTGGAGTCTATACATACCAAATGTTTATGGTTTGCGTTTGATAAGTTTGTAGCATTGACAATAactgaaaatataaaaaaaCCATGGAAATATGTTCTTAATACTTATATTATTCCTAGAGCAAAAGAACTATCAATTTCAGAAGATGCTTACTCTAGGATTATAACAAAGGGAAAGCATGACTTCTTGAAATTAAATGCTCTTCGCATGCTGGAAAACTGTGAAATATCAAGCTTTTACGCTGATAAATGCCATGAAGttattaaaatgtttaCTAACTATGAAATCTTGAGTTATGAGAATAGCATACCGAGACTCAAATTTACCATTAGAGGAAATACAGATGGACATACAAATGAAATCATAGAAACATACATTCTTTCCTCTATACATACTAATAACAAAGTAGATATGGTAAAGTTGAAAACTTTTTGCGCAATTTTTGGCCTAGTTGGAGAGAAAAGAGATGCTATCCTCAAAAAACTTGGCAAAAAGATGTACAACAAATTTTTGAATGATCATTTCGGACTTAAAGTTAATATGTCATCTCTAAATGAACTTAAACATCTACATGAAGTTTATGCACTTAACCAACGGGATCTTGAAGAACTTATACAATCATATAGAGAAATGAAAGTGTTTGAAGGATACGAACCTTTTTCAGGAATCGAAGGAATGAAAAGAATTTGTGATATAACAGAGTTCCACGAACCAATAAGTAAATATGATACACTCAATAGGGACAGGAGAATTCAGTGGCTGATAAATATTCTTCGTGATTTGGTCTCAACCACTAAGGATTCTCAGTCCCCGAAATATACAATAAATCAATTTTTCTCACTATCGCAGCAAATGTTGGAATTTTTTAATGATAAAAAAATGCAGAAAACTAATTCCAAGAAAAAAATCAGCTCGAAGGGTATTGAAAATACTGAGGAGCCAAACAACTACGATTTTCAGTCTGTATTTGGTATATTGCAAACCGCTGTAAACAAACTAGAACTTACCGAAGAGGAGTTTTTAGAGGGATGTTTCGTTTTTTCCGATGAAAACATCAACAAATTTTTAGATGAAACGCTTGAAAAACTAGTAAACTTGGATAAGGATGGAGCCACAGAATCActattaaaatttattaaGACTGCGTCTATAACACCTCCTTCCAAATTAAATTGGATAAAATCACGACTTACGGAAATAGAGGAACCTGAGAAACTTAGAAGTTTATTAATAAATGCTGCAGATTCGGATGTTATAGTTGGAAGAGGATGCAAAATATTAGATTTATTGTTATACAAATGA